A DNA window from Nerophis ophidion isolate RoL-2023_Sa linkage group LG13, RoL_Noph_v1.0, whole genome shotgun sequence contains the following coding sequences:
- the LOC133564186 gene encoding frizzled-7-A-like: protein MAARSTTSSVLVRIMWLLCGVSFTPASAQHYNSENGISIPEHGFCQPISIPLCTDIAYNQTIMPNLLGHTNQEDAGLEVHQFYPLVKVQCSADLKFFLCSMYAPVCTVLEQAIPPCRSLCERARQGCEALMNKFGFQWPERLRCEAFPVHGAGEICVGQNTSEPSSPGSSSSPYAPELVTLPPSMGRPKPPQHNPQHEFSCPLQLEVPSYLGYKFMGVKDCGAPCEPAKPTGIMYFREDEVKFGRLWVGIWSILCCVSTLFTVLTYLVDMRRFRYPERPIIFLSGCYFMVAVAYAAGFFLEDKVVCVDKFKDDGYRTVAQGTKKEGCTILFMVLYFFGMASSIWWVILSLTWFLSAGMKWGHEAIEANSQYFHLAAWAVPAIKTITILAMGQVDGDVLTGVCFVGIFNVDALRGFVLAPLFVYLFIGTSFLLAGFVSLFRIRTIMKHDGTKTEKLEKLMVRIGVFSVLYTVPATIVIACYFYEQAFREHWERTWHMQTCKRFAVPCPLHNYAPMTPDFTVFMIKYLMTMIVGITSGFWVWSGKTLQSWRRFYKRLSNGNHGETTV from the coding sequence ATGGCGGCCAGGTCCACCACCAGCTCTGTGCTTGTGCGGATCATGTGGCTGCTGTGCGGGGTGTCCTTCACCCCGGCGTCTGCTCAACACTACAACAGCGAGAACGGGATATCAATCCCGGAGCACGGCTTTTGCCAGCCCATTTCCATCCCGCTCTGCACCGACATCGCCTACAACCAGACCATCATGCCGAACCTCCTGGGCCACACCAACCAAGAAGACGCCGGGCTGGAGGTGCACCAGTTCTACCCCCTGGTGAAGGTCCAGTGCTCGGCCGATCTCAAATTCTTCCTCTGCTCCATGTACGCTCCCGTCTGCACGGTTCTGGAACAAGCCATCCCGCCGTGTCGGTCCCTGTGCGAGCGAGCGCGGCAGGGTTGCGAAGCCCTGATGAACAAATTCGGTTTCCAGTGGCCGGAGAGGCTCCGCTGCGAGGCGTTCCCCGTCCACGGAGCCGGGGAGATCTGCGTGGGTCAGAACACGTCAGAGCCCAGCAGCCCGGGCTCCTCGTCGTCCCCGTACGCGCCCGAGCTGGTGACCCTTCCCCCCAGCATGGGCCGACCCAAGCCTCCCCAGCACAACCCGCAACACGAGTTCTCCTGCCCGCTGCAGCTGGAGGTTCCGTCCTACCTGGGATATAAATTCATGGGGGTGAAAGACTGCGGGGCTCCCTGTGAACCCGCCAAGCCCACCGGGATCATGTATTTCCGGGAGGACGAGGTGAAATTTGGCCGTCTGTGGGTCGGCATCTGGTCCATCCTGTGCTGTGTGAGCACTTTGTTCACCGTGCTCACCTACCTGGTGGATATGAGGCGCTTTCGATACCCCGAGCGGCCGATAATCTTTTTATCCGGCTGCTACTTCATGGTGGCTGTGGcgtacgccgccggcttcttccTGGAGGACAAAGTTGTTTGTGTGGATAAATTCAAGGATGACGGCTACAGGACTGTGGCCCAGGGGACAAAAAAGGAGGGGTGCACCATTCTCTTCATGGTCTTGTACTTTTTTGGAATGGCCAGCTCCATCTGGTGGGTGATTCTGTCCCTCACATGGTTCCTGTCAGCGGGCATGAAATGGGGCCATGAAGCGATCGAAGCCAACTCGCAGTATTTCCACTTGGCCGCGTGGGCCGTCCCCGCCATCAAGACCATCACCATCCTGGCTATGGGTCAAGTGGACGGCGACGTTCTGACCGGAGTATGTTTCGTGGGGATCTTCAACGTGGACGCCCTGAGGGGTTTCGTCCTGGCTCCGCTTTTTGTCTACCTGTTTATCGGAACGTCCTTCCTCCTGGCCGGCTTTGTGTCCCTCTTCCGGATCCGTACCATCATGAAGCACGACGGCACCAAGACGGAGAAGCTGGAGAAGCTGATGGTCCGCATCGGGGTGTTCAGCGTGCTGTACACGGTGCCGGCCACCATCGTCATCGCCTGCTACTTCTACGAGCAGGCCTTCCGGGAGCACTGGGAGAGGACCTGGCACATGCAGACGTGCAAACGCTTCGCCGTGCCCTGTCCGCTCCACAACTATGCCCCCATGACCCCGGACTTCACCGTCTTCATGATCAAATACCTGATGACCATGATCGTCGGTATCACCTCTGGCTTCTGGGTCTGGTCCGGCAAGACCCTGCAGTCGTGGAGGCGGTTCTACAAGCGCCTTAGCAACGGTAACCACGGGGAAACGACAGTGTGA